Below is a genomic region from Caulobacter rhizosphaerae.
CGACAGGCCGCGCAGGGTTCCAGCCGGCTTCTGGCGCGGGCCGTCGGCGGGCCCGCGGGCCCGGACCCCGCCCGCCGAGGCGGTGTCCAGGGCGAACGGCCCCGAGACGCCCCTGAGCCCGTTGGAGGCCGCCGCGAGGATCGTGGGCGTCCCGCCGACCATCGTCACGGGCAGGCCGCCTTTCCGACCGTCCAGGGACACTTCTCCGGGCCGGTCGAGCCGCAGGCGGCAGGGCGAGAAGTCCAGGGTCAGGGTGTAGCGGTCCAGGATGTCGGCCCCGATCACCCCGACGATCGGCGTCGAGAAGCCGACGGCCCGGTAGTCCAGGCTTTGGACGGCGATCGGCGCGGCCTCGACGGTTTGACCCGCCAGGCGCACGGGCAGGGACAGCGCGGTGTCGGTGAAGCCGGCGCCCTGGGCGACGTCGCGGTGCAGCAGGGTGTGCGGGGCCGACAGGTCGATCACATAGTCGCCGGCGACGCCGCCGACCGCTGCCGGGGCGACGATCGCGCCGTTCTCGAACCAGCAGGCGGTCTCGCCGGCCGCGGCGGGCCCGCCATGCGCCGCCAGCAGGGTCAGGAACAGCAGGGGGGCGGCGCAACGCATGCGGCGATCCTAGCCAAGGTTTCGCCGCACGGCGAGCGGACCTAGGCTTCGCCGCGCGACCCACCCGCCCGCTGGAACAGCTGCAGCGTCCGCAGCATGGCCAGGGCGGCGCTGTCGGCATGATGGCCGCTGGGGGCGACGAAGGCGTGGCCGGCGTCGTACAGCCAGACCGGCAGGTCGGGATGGGCGGCAGTGATCCGCTCGACGTCGCTCATCGGGATCAGCGGGTCGGTGCGGCCGAAATGCAGGATGGTCGGAACCTTGGGCTGTTCGTCGGCATAGCCGGCGATGTCGCCGCCATAGAAGCAGGACACCGCCGTCAGGCCGGTGCAGCGGGCCGAGGCCAGCCATGCGGTGGTGCCGCCGAAGCAGAAGCCCATGGCGAAGACCTTGCCGGCGCCCGACAGGCTGTCGATCGCCGCCTGGACCCGGGGCAGGGTCGCCGCGCCCCAGCCGCTGGCCTGGCCCAGGGCCATGCGGGCGTCCAGATTGGGCGGGTCGAGGTCGGCGGCCGGGAAGGGGGCGTCGGCGTCGTCCAGGAGGCTGGG
It encodes:
- a CDS encoding dienelactone hydrolase family protein codes for the protein MAETGRVTLAAADGSAVAAYHAPPGEARRGGLVILHAIWGVTPHIRQLSDTLAEQGYEVIAPSLLDDADAPFPAADLDPPNLDARMALGQASGWGAATLPRVQAAIDSLSGAGKVFAMGFCFGGTTAWLASARCTGLTAVSCFYGGDIAGYADEQPKVPTILHFGRTDPLIPMSDVERITAAHPDLPVWLYDAGHAFVAPSGHHADSAALAMLRTLQLFQRAGGSRGEA